AGTGTGAACTTCTAAAGTGTTGATTAATGTACTGAATCAATGTTGATTTCATTGCTTTCACAGTTCAATGGACCTTAGTTGTTAAAAGGCTGGATGTAATGAAACATTACTTCCTATTGCAATGGAGAAGGAAGACCACTTTTAAGAGAGCTTTGTCTTCAAGTAGTAAGGTGTATCCGTTTGGACCTGACATTCTTTGTGTTtgtcattttttcttcttttaattaAAGTTTTTAGTGCAAACTCATGGTCTTCCTGTGCATTTCAAAAAATATTCTCCTGTAACATACCGGTAACTGtaaaaatattacaataatagtaatactgTATCCATAAaaaattactatttttttttcatgtgagcCCTTATACAATAAAACTGAAGATTCAAGTGCATAAGAAAACGATTATCACATAACCAGTTTGTCTTGCACTTGCCTACAAAATTCCATTCGCTATTGACACCGTAAACAGCATTAGCAAAACTTGTTTTAGCGGGAGAAGATATAAATTGCGCTAAACATCAGCGAAGTTGCTTAAGTTAATTTATTGGATTTAGTCCCAACTAAATGGGAATTTAGTAGCTGTCAGACCTCTTATCGCAGAAGAGTACCTCAAACTAACTACTGTAACTCATTGACAAGAAGGTTCCAACTCGTTAACAAAGTAAGCTAACTTGGCACCGGCTGTTAACTGGTGCCAGAAACACTTTACCATTTGTACAAACACATACTTCGCGAACATTAGGGTCTCCTTGCCCACCTGTTGCAGTACCAGCCTTCAAGTTTTTGAATGTAATGGTTTGTCCATCTAGTAAGACCTGCCAACATCAACAAAAATTAGTGTAAGAATGCGGTCATGACAACTACATGTGAGCAAAATACACATCTCAAAGGAAGACACAGCATGCAAGTTTACACTTTCTTTTCATGTTGTGACCTTCCCTTCTTTGCAGTTCCAGGACAAAAAtgaatttagtttttgttcttTGATTGCAGAGTTGAAGAGTAAAATTACCAGTGAGGCAACCTAATTCTAACCCTAATCCAAAATTTGGGGTTAATGAAAAACTAATTAACGCTCAGAGTCATAGAGCTGAGATCCTTATTTTAATAAGCCCTCCATTTTACAATTTCAATATCATTGTTGCCAAATTTCCTTCACAATCTTGAGTTCCCTTCTTGAATGAACACTTCACCTGAAGACTGAATTTCATAAACTTTCCAAACAGCATGTGTCAAGTTCCAAGAACGGACTGTACAAGTGCTAAACTAACAACAAATTACTTCTAGTTGCCATATTACTTCCAGTTGCCAAATACATCACTGATATGCTGATGTTGttataaaatattgtttaaataaaaaaacaaatcactGATATTTCTTGAGAGACTATGAATGCCAATTTTCAGCCAACATACCTTTCCATTGATTGACTTAATAGTCAAATCGCTCAAGCTTGTGATGCCAACACTACCAGCTGCAGATTTGAACTGCATGCCGTCAGGAGCATCCATGTGCAGAGACCTTGTCAGGGATGCCAATCTCAGGTCTTTCTTGGGAGGGGCTCTTAAAGTTTCTGTCTCAACAGATCCACTAAAATGAGCACCATTGGGACCTAAAAGCAAACAAGCAGCTCAATATCATTACAGAATTAAACTCATAACCAGCaaatgagcttgggaactggtgcctgACTGGGACATGCCAGCCAGGCTCTTCTGTCATGACATGAAATATAATATCACTAAGTCCAGTATTGCTAAATAACATTGTGCacaagagacaaaaaaaattaataatggcatttcaaagaaacattttGCATCTTACTTAGAAACTCCAGTTTATCTGCAGcaaaatgaattttatctttgtCAGCATACAGGATGGTCTTTCCATGGTCTGTCTTAATGTAAAGCTTTTGATTTCTTGCCACAACCTCATCGTTTCCTATAAACAGCTGACCAGTGATATTTCCATAAGCAGAATGTGCATTCACAGTCACATTTGCTGTAGACTGAAGTGTGAGATCATTGTTctgaaatacaaaaatataaatGAATGTTGCAACTTTTATCACCTTAGCATACAGGCCTCTGTCTAGCATTGTGAGACTCCAGAATAAGGCAAttctaataatttattaatacagcTTCACTTTGTGACCACATTACACCACACTACGCTCGACTGGGTAATTCTAaaatttcctgacattgttAAACTGTATACTAAATATCAATTTCTTTTTGAACatctttgtgaattttaatttaccAATCTTAATCTTAGCTATGTATTTGATTAACATAATTACAATACCAGAAGTGCCAAGCTTCATTGCCTAAATGAGGCCTTCTTTAGAACAAATGTCAGAAAGTTCTGTCCACATGTTATAGGATGTTATTTTTGGAACAGTATTCCATTAGTAATCACACAAAAGCCTAGTATGCATTCTTTCAAGTAatcattttatcattattatcttGCTCAGGATTAATGTTCTTTAGTTCCTGTTATCATCTTCTTGTCTTTAGATTTTGTATGTGTACCATgctctatttttaaactattttcttTCGATCTTAAAAGTGTTTAAGGTAACATAGGGCATCTGATTAGTTCTACTATATCTTGCCCTTTCTCTGTCATTGATAGTTTCTACCTCTTGCTTTAAATCTTTGCATATATATAGTGGAAAggattaataaaaaaaaaataataaaacaaaacatacagGTAACAGAGTTttgctaataattattggtagAACACCTGCGGGCATCATTGCATATAATGGTATATCCATAATTTACCTCATTTTAGTAATGCCTTCATATCTAGTTTGCCCTTACTTCTTTATGAATACAAAGTACAtgtgattattattttcttcttttaccaGTTAGATTTTCAACAATTCTGGGCCATTTTAGGTGGAGATAAATCATGTTAGagatggtaaattttaccagttactgCCTGAATAGGGTAACACTGCATTTGTCACAAAATCTTGCACAAGTGCTTGTGCACAGCTTCTCTTACCAGTCCACAGCATATTATGCAATGTATACCTAGTTGAAAATAATGATTGTATAGATATCATATAATATTACCTGGCTGGGTCGAATCAAATTTGCTCGTAACTCATTGACAAACTCAGCTTCACCATAGTAGAGCTTCAAGCCTTGATCTGTTATTCTAAGTTTGCCCATACCTTCCTATAAGACAGTTGAAAATGAACACAGTGAAAAACTTATCAGAGGGCTGTGATATACCTAGAAATGCACCTTATCAGATGCAGTGGCAACAAGTGTCCCCTAAGTTTCCACCCAATTTCAACATTAACTGTAGTAAGAAGCAAAGGCATTTTAAGGTCTTGAAGTGCTCACCCTTACCAAAAACAATATTCTTTGTACAAAGTGCACCATAATGCTATAAACAGACAGTTAGTACTAAGACTTAATTAATGGGACACTTAATCGTGTTGAGCAAAATGGATTAGTTGGATTTTGTTGCAGTTTCATTTAATTGTGGTTTATCTGATGGTAAACACTTTGACGTTATgggttcttttttttccccacatacaaaaaaacatttttcccaGCAACTGAACTCAAGATGTGGCTATTATGTCAGTATAGGTTACAAATTCTAAATAAAAATTGAGGGCAGATCAGAAGTTTTAAATGTCCTTACCAGGTTGAAGTCCATCACTCTCATGATCCAAATGACAAGAGACAAATTGATAATGGTGATGACCATAATTAGCAGGATAAGAAAGTAAACCAAACGCTTTCTCCATCCATAGATGccaattgaataaattacagTTGCAGGATCCTGGTGGTTCCAGTCTATCTCTTCTCTTCTTTCGGCAGACATTTTGGTTGATTCTCTCCTACAGCAAGgtagaaaataaaaacaaaacttcctGCTTGTAAATGGCTTTGGGAATCATAATACCTTCAATATGCCTTCTGGTATTTAATTTCACAAGCCAAGAAGAAAAAGGATAAAcagatacaataattattgtggtaaCACATGGCTAGTTATTAGAAGATCAGATTTTTTAACTGGTTAGGAACACTCAGAATTTTTTTCACAGTTTCATCAAGACAGG
This genomic stretch from Acropora muricata isolate sample 2 chromosome 5, ASM3666990v1, whole genome shotgun sequence harbors:
- the LOC136916524 gene encoding zeta-sarcoglycan-like — encoded protein: MSAERREEIDWNHQDPATVIYSIGIYGWRKRLVYFLILLIMVITIINLSLVIWIMRVMDFNLEGMGKLRITDQGLKLYYGEAEFVNELRANLIRPSQNNDLTLQSTANVTVNAHSAYGNITGQLFIGNDEVVARNQKLYIKTDHGKTILYADKDKIHFAADKLEFLSPNGAHFSGSVETETLRAPPKKDLRLASLTRSLHMDAPDGMQFKSAAGSVGITSLSDLTIKSINGKVLLDGQTITFKNLKAGTATGGQGDPNVREVCVCTNGKVFLAPVNSRCQVSLLC